Genomic DNA from Peribacillus simplex:
GGTACTGATAAAAACAACGAATATGATAAGTAATGTCATTTGAGTTAATAAGTTCACTCTAATTTTAAACTCCACATTTATGCCCTTAACCTTTCTGTAATAATTGCTCATACTCGTAGAGTATAAAAATAAAATGATGTTTCGTATCACATATGGAATCGAAATAAAAATTCCATATTTTTCTAATTATAATAGTAAATTTCTATGTAAGAAAACAGTTTATTTATACCATGATTGAGACTAGACGGGAAACGTTTCCTTTACAGTGTTCACTTAGTTAATAGTTCTTCCCATTCTTCAAGTGAAAGTTTTTCAGTCATATGCTTATATGCATCAGGGACTTTTATCGAACACATAAGTTCCAGACTATTGCCATCAGGATCATTGAAGTAGACGGAAGCGTTTCCTTGGTTCGGACGCACAAAAGGTTCAATCGATGTCCTTTTTCCAAAAGGGACGACTTCAATTTTTAGGGATTGGAGCCAGGTTAATGCATTTTTCATATTTTCATAAGATATCCGAAATGCGATATGCCTTAGTGAAGGGTGGTATGGAGTTTGATATTCTTTCCCTTCCCATAATCCGACCCAGCTTTTGTTTTCCTCTATCCAAAAGAAGGCAGTATCTTCATCCCTCCATGCTAGCTTCAAGCCTATTTTCTTATAAAAATCCATAGAGATGGCCAAGTTCTTTACGGGTAGATGGGCTTCATATAAACCTTCTATCATATTATATTATCCTTTCTCCTTTTAAGTAATGAAATCTTTTGCCGCGAAAATATCTCGGGATTATTTCTTCTTCTCTTAAATCGTTTACAATTTATGCGATTTATTAATAGAAGAAAATGGATTTAAAGGTTCCTTATATAATG
This window encodes:
- a CDS encoding VOC family protein; translation: MIEGLYEAHLPVKNLAISMDFYKKIGLKLAWRDEDTAFFWIEENKSWVGLWEGKEYQTPYHPSLRHIAFRISYENMKNALTWLQSLKIEVVPFGKRTSIEPFVRPNQGNASVYFNDPDGNSLELMCSIKVPDAYKHMTEKLSLEEWEELLTK